TTTGAAAACTTTTGACTAAGTTATGCAAGGGTTTATCATAATGGAGCCTGGAGAGAGTTTCAACAGACAAGCCTCTCGAGACTGCAGCATACCAGCCTCTTAAAATCAGAGGAACTAGCTCGCTTACCAAACACAATCACACAGCCATCAAATTTGTTAGATTGGAATTCTGAATTCACCTCCAGATGTCAACCACATCTTGAATGAAGGAGATTATCAAAGCCCAGTGGTAGGGAATAGATTCAAGTGTGTCTAAGTTGATGTGACTACCACTTTCTTAGCGATGGCAGATAAGGACCTAATAACCGATGACCAGAGACTGGAAGTGTCCCCTGGCTCTTTGCTCTCAGTCCAGAGTGGTGCTCTGGATCCCCTTGTGGAATATCAGGCAGTGCTACAGGATGGCACTCTCTCACTGGTCCCCCTCGACAGTCACGCCACTGGAGAGGGGGTGGTTCAGCCATACCCTCGCTCCCCAAAGCTGCTCCGCAAGGTGGCTGCATCCAGAAATCTCTCTGAGGTAAATGTTATGATAGTAGCCGCTACTAGTCCTGTTACCAATGATTCCCTGGTGGTAATGTCtagtatttcacctttatttaaacaagACGGTCTCATTTGCACTAGCTAATTGGAAGCCAATCGATTCAAAATCAATCGTCATAAGCAGTGACTGAGAATCAATCTATTCAGAAGCAATTCTCATTTGCAGTAATTGAGAAAACCATCAATGAGAGTTTCactctgtgttgtcctctcaAACCCCATCTGTGCTGTAGGAGCAGCTGTCTAGACGCCTGGAGGAACTGCAGTCAGAAAGAACCAGAACTAAGGCCCACATTCAATCTCTGAAGAAACGCAAGGCTGATCTCTCTGTGAGTACAACACTGCCTCCCTATGGTCCATAAGTGCCACTGCAGCCAAGGGCAACACAACCCAGAGAGAATTCTCTCGATATTTCCTAACCTTGCATTGGTAACGTAGACTAGCTGAAATAATGGATTAgaatgagagacttgttttttcTTACTCATAACACGTCAAGTTCCCAGTCTGCTACATAATTTGTCATTGTCATGGCAAACGACATAGAAGTTGGCTCAGAAACAGACTTGCATCTAAGCTATGGGTTCCCCTTAACTTCACAATTTCCTCACCTCTCATGAAGAGGAGCACAGAGATGATGAAGCACCAGGTGAGGGAGAGGGTCGAGGGCATGAGGGCAGCCCTGCAGAGAGACCAGCAGGCCATGATGGACTCTCTGGAGCTGGACCGCATAGAGACCAGCGCCAGACTAGACCATGTCCTGAAGGGCTGGGACCAGCACCTAGGACAGGTCCAGAGGAGCATCACCACTACCCAGAAATCCCTGGGGCAGACTTGGACAGGGGGCGATAAACAGGTCTGATTTGAGATACTTCAGATTAACCACATGTCGGCTAACAGTGTTATGCCATTTCAACAAATCTGTCCTCCATTTTACAGAATCATCCTGACAATCTCAGGTAAAAACAAATATCAAACAATACTCTAACTTCTCTCTTTTGCTTACCTTGAGATGTTATGACTAGGCTTTTTGATGAAAATGTATAGGAACTCTGGGATTGGGATAAGACCATGTGGAACTGTCTGTCCCCCTGTAGCCATAAGAAGCCAGATGCTTCCGAAGCAGAGATCCGGCTGAACGAAGAGAGGTTTGAGAAGCTTCTGAAAACCCTACGCTCCTTCTACAAGGACCTGAAGGCCCAGCTTCAGAGGAAGACACTTTTGCTGGGTAACAAATGTTATGTCTGCTTATCCATCTAGCCACAGAGGCAATGATCAAATCTCTACATGGTAACATCTCTACTCTGGATCGAGGTAGGATTTTGGGGGAAAAGGGGTGGTCACAGATACAGAAAGGGTTTCTGTTTTTATCCGTTTGCAGATTCTTTCCCAGTGATGATGGACAGGCAGACCTGCCATAGCAAGATCACAGTGACGGGAGAAGGGCGAGGCATGTGCTTCTCTGACTTCGCCCAGTCTTCTCCAGAGCACCCTCTCCAGTTCGACAAGGTCTGCTGTGCCCTGGGCTCTGTCGCCGTGACAACGGGCCAACGCTACTGGGAGGCCGACGTCCGCTGCTGCTCCGCCTGGGCTGTGGGCGTGGCCTACGGCTGCCTGGACAGGAAGGGGCGCGACAAAGGCGCCAAGCTGGGGCGGAACAGAAACTCGTGGTGTGTGGAGCTCAGGCATGGCCGTCTCTCCGCCTGGCACAACGACAGGCACGTGTCGTGCTCCGCAAGCGGGCGAGGGGTGCCAGGTAGGGTGGGCGTGTGGGTGCACTACGAGAAGGGAAAGCTGGCGTTCTACGATGCCGAGACTATGAAGGTCCTGCAGGAGTTCTCTGCAGCCCTGACGACCGTGTTTGATAGGGTGCATCATCAGTTCACTGAGCCCCTGTACCCTGCGTTCTGCTTCCTAAGACCATCAGAGGGACAGGTGTGGCCCAGCCATATGGAGATACGGGACATCAACACTCCCATAGCGATCCATAAATGTCAATAAGCATTGTTCGATGCGCACAGTCATGTACTATTCAAAGCGTGTGCTCTACTCTCAACTCATTTATATGCTGGTTTTGTTCACTCATAACAAATGTTCATCTGAACAATGCATTGTGTGACCTTGTCAAATAAAACTGACCTGAAGTTTATAGCCAGTAGCAGACTTTTCATGGGGTCACCTTTACCTTCCTGGTTTATTAGCTTGATCAGCTCATGGAGTCTGGAAGAAACAGTGAAATAAACATTCACACATAATAACAAACAATCCCGGAAACACTTAACATTGTAATACAGAACGTCTGTACTTATAATTATTGGCTATGATGCTTTTGATGGATATATTTAAAAACACAACCAGACAAATCACAACAACTCAAAGAGCGTAACAAAGCACTTGAATCTAACCTAAAACACCAGATCATGATCAGTAGGCACGCAATGGAAGAAAACACTCTGGAAAGGCATGAAGCGGGAGGTACTATGTGGACCTAACTTGCAAAACATTTGGCCCTAATTAACATGACCCCTGTTTAAACAACATGACGGACAGGAAGTCCAAATCAAAGCCCTCACCTGGGCGCCCCGACACAGAGAAGCCCCACCTGGGCGCCCCGACACCTGTAGCCCCGATTGGCAATGTTATCCAACAGGATGTGACAGCTGTGGTCAGCGAATAGGTACTTGGCGTTACTCTTCTTGTTCTCCAAGGGTTTCAGCATCAGATTGGGCCTGCTCAGCCGGGCCTCTGTGATGTCATTAGCCTGTGACATCTTGTGAGGGGCGTGGCCTTCCCATTCTCCCGTTAGGAAGAGGAGCTGACAGTCCAGGCAGAACTTCATTCCTAGGGGGAGAGCGAGGAACTTTTAAAACCTGGAAAGAAACAAAACAACCATTGTTTTAATTGGAAGAATATTATGTAAAGTGGTGCGAAGAACTATCAAGTGAAATACTCATTATATGATCTGTCTGGCAACTTATCAAAGGTACTTGAggtttttttattgaacctttatttaactaggcaagtcagttaagaacaaattctcatttaacAATGGCGGACtagcccggccaaaccctcccctaaaccggacgaagctgggccaattgtgcgccgccctatgggactcccaatcacggccggttgtgatacagcccgggatcaaaccagggtctgtactgatgcctctagcactgagttgcagtgccttaaaccgctgtgccactcgggagcttaCAGTAAGGACTGTTATCCACGGAACTATACTGTTCCACCTCTAACATGGAACGGAATAGTTCTGATGATAGAGACCCACTACATGTCTGGACAGGTGTAGGATATTTACCTGGAGCAGTACTCCAGATGGGTGGAAGTTGGCATCTTTGACCGGTTCACCTCCTCTTGGGCCTTAAGCCTGGCCTCAGACACCTACAACACAAACAGGCATGTCACACGCCTGGTGAAAACAAGGGAGTATAGTTAGATACTCTATATGTGCAGAGGAGGCAGAGGTATTAATTAGGCTTCCATAAAAGGAATTGTAGGCTATTGTAGGCGTCATTTTGGCCAATTTATTTGGTTGTTGTGTTGTCTATAGTTTGTCTGTCTTTGTATAGTACACTTAATTTGTATAGAGGGCACTATAGGTTGGGTGACTGGTCATGTCGAAGGTGAACAGAAAGTGGGGATGCACAGGCAGCGATGGAAGAGGAAGCGAGACAACCCAATGTCTGTTTGCTTTTTTCCGGGTTCAATGAAAGTCAACTGGAGGATCTCAATTGCATAGTCCTCGCATCttctctccttctcaaaacccattggactAAAAAGGTAGAGGTCCTCCCCCTCCGACCTCAAAGAGATTTTGAAACGGAGGCAATGAGAGCACGGGAGGAGTATGCAAATTAGATGATCCTATTGAACTAAGTAGACAAGACGCAGCAGTTTTTGCATCGGTGTCTATGGGAGACACTCAGTTAACCCCGGaactgacttttttttttttttttacggtaAAAGGCCTGAATAAACGATCTTAACGTATCCACCATCTTAGGCACAGATATGGAGAGCATACAGTCAAGAGAACAGCTATGCATTTCAGAAACTGTGATAAAGCTCTTACCATTAACACATTGGAACTATGATATGCGCCTACTGTAATTACATCTGGCTGTATGGAAATGTTGCTAGCTACATGTTTATATGTGCTGCTAATAAATGGACAAAAGCGGTTTGTTTTGCACGCGTTTGTGAACATTTCCAATCCTCCTGTGCTAGAGTGACCATCACTGGAACGGTCTATATATTAGACCCACTATATTTGCCAGGGGATACAAAAAGATAACTCGCTTATATTTTCATCTTCCCACTGAAAGAAGGTGCATTATGTTCTGTCTCTGCATGCTGATCGCCATAAAACCTCcggcctttctcctctccttagcAGATCTTTTCAAACAACAATGTTGGACCTGCATTGGTCAACAGCATCAGCATACATCACCGAATAACTCTCATTCAGATGTAAGATACAACGAAACATAATATAGCAAGCTTTGGACcgtcgttagctagctagtattcatatcatactgtagctgGATTCATATGGCCCTTTCCCTAAAACCTAAAGCTAGCTAACTGGCAAAtaggtgttgtttttgtcgcactgctttgctttatcttggccaggtctcagttgtaaatgataacttgttctcaactggcttacctggttaaataaataaataaaaaataactttACTATCATTCAGCCGTAGCTTCACGTTACTTACCGTGTTCACAAGATGGTGTTTTTTTTGTCTCATGAAGAACAATCGATTTCAAATTCGTCTTCATCTGATCCTTTCAATTGAAGTAGAAATATgaggttatttttttaaatattttttttttagaaatatgAGGTTATGATGAACACTGTAACCAGTGTTTCACGTGCAACTTAGTTGCAACATTGTATAGTGTATTTGTTTTCATCTGGACAAAACGgttgtagtaaacacagccttgAAGATGAGGCTGTTATTTGACCACCAGGAGCCACTAAAAGCTCATGAAAATCCTAAAACCTTGAATAGCGCTTTACAGCAGGCCTGAACTGTACTGTTCTGTTTTGTACTTTATACGCAGTGTTTAAATGTATTGATTTATTCTATTGACTTCTAATCCAGAAGTGGTCTGAAGCTATAATGGATTCCAATTAATTTGTAATAACTCGATGAATAATTTAATGATCAGTCACAGCCATTATTGTGCATTTCCATCACGTGCATGTTTACAGGCCTACATCATTAAAAGTGATGTAGGCCTTTGTAAAATGTCTATAAGCTAATAGAATATACCGAAAAGAATACTCCTATAAAGAGGCGAACAATAATATTGGTGGAGGTGGAATTACTTATATCTGAAGAACTAGACTTCACTCCAGGCTATAGCATTGTGTCCAGAACATTTGCTTATAAATGACCGTTTTATCTTCCTTTTCCCCGAGTGACAAAAAGGCAACCTCTGAATAATAACCCATTGTTGAATTGCCTCTTCTCTATCCAGGGTGGACGAGGCGAAGCGACTGGTTTCACTATCGCCAAAAAAAATCAGTCCAAAATAAGCCTAATGCGTTtttatgggcttattttggagCTAAACTTGTAGCCTGCCTTTTCGCCTATGGGACAACTACTCCCATTGTTAAGGCGGAtacatgagcatctcgtcattatatacagatctctgctCTATTGCACCGTGCAATCCAACGCGTTTTGTTTACACTGCGTCGCAGAACTCATAAATTGTAGTCCAAGAAAGACCCACTTGAGAGTCACTTTCACACTGGTTTCTATTGGTATAAACTCTATTTCCCAGAAGCCCTTGTTGGCGGGGAGCGCAGTGGAGCTGTTAATCACCTGGCTGGAGGGATGTTTCTGCCGAAGCAGCGACGCAAGCATCGGGCGCGATCATACACCCACACCACGGTGCATGCCTGTCAGCGCTGAATCCGTCAGTAGATATCGCGCGTCAGTAGATTGTCAGCGGCAGACAATTCCATAGCTTCGATATATTATTATAAGCTACATCTTCTGAGTCGACGGAAGCATCTTCTGCAAGGAGAGGCTTCATCAATGTGCAGCTCACAGTCCTGGCCAGAGGTGTGCAGTTGAATGAGGATAAATCTACTGTACCTCGGACAGTGAAGAAAACCTTGCATTACCATGAGCACAGGTAAGGTCTTCTGCCCTATTATAGACTATAGTGTATGTGAGGCATATGGTTTGATCATAGTAATTCGATGGCAATTACCAGTTTGTATGTTGACATAGTACCATGGATGATGACAATCAGCTATTACACAGCAAATAAATTACAGATTTAAGACAAGCATATTGATAGGCCTGCAATATCCATTGACTCGGCAGAAACCATTCCGAGACAAAGGTCCTACTTGAGCTATAGCTCCCCCACTGTGGAATGCCATTCATCTGGCTACAGTATGTGGtgtagaaatgctcactaagacTAGGTTTCCACTTCCAGACATATCATTTTGTTTTCATTATGTTGCATTGCTGTCTCCCCACATCTACAAGGGCCTCGCTACCTTTCCCTGGGAGCTGCAGGCTGATAGCCTGGTACACTGGTCTCAGTGTGAGGACATCAGTGTGTCAAGTCCTCCTCATGTCCATCCTGTGTAATACAATGTCATTACATATGAATGACTGTAGTTATGGTTGTGACTAACATGCACAGTGCAGTAGCTGAGTAGTTGAAGAACAGCATTGCTGTGAACATCATGTCCAGAAGACCTATTTGCCCAGTGTCGTGGTTACCAACCTTTTctggttactgtaccaccaactgaatgtTGCTTTGCCCAGAGTCTCCCAGAAGTACCTCCTcgtgtgcattttaccagtaagcCTATGGTCTCACGAATCTTCTCAAATACCCCCTGTGAATGGACCCAGTACCCCCCAGGTACTGGgcccagggtctgtagtgacgcctctagcactgagatgcactcGGGGGCTCCCTTGTTTGCACTGCCGATGAGAAGTTGTTGGAGTTTGTCTGTGAAATGAGGCAGGAATGCGTAACAGTCCTGAGTTATCATCAACACTGCCCTGTAAACTCACCTGAGACGTGTACTAAAGAAAACAAATGTTGTAGTCCATCTAGAACTGGGacactgtctgtcttctctgaCCAGTGACGTTTTTGTCATGACACCTGTTTGTTAGAGCAATGCTGGATGGATGTAATGACTGATGTTGACGGAGCGGTTAGTGAATTAGAATGGATGGAAATGGGAAAGTCTTCACCTATGTGTTCACAGACTCACAGCTGGTGTCCACATGGGTTAGTTCACCCTGTTGACCTGGCTGGTGTCCACATGGGTTAGTTCACCCTGCTGACCTGGCTGGTGTCCACATGGGTTAGTTCATCCTGCTGACCTGGCTGGTGTCCACATGGGTTAGTTCATCCTGTTGACCTGGCTGGTGTCCACATGGGTTAGTTCATCCTGCTGACCTGGCTGGTGTCCACATGGGTTAGTTCATCCTGCTGACCTGGCTGGTGTCCACATGGGTTAGTTCACCCTGTTGACCTGGCTGGTGTCCACATGGGTTAGTTCACCCTGTTGACCTGGCTGGTGTCCACATGGGTTAGTTCACCCTGTTGACCTGGCTGGTGTCCACATGGGTTAGTTCACCCTGTTGACCTGGCTGGTGTCCACATGGGTTAGTTCACCCTGTTGACCTGGCTGGTGTCCACATGGGTTAGTTCATCCTGTTGACCTGGCTGGTGTCCACATGGGTTAGTTCATCCTGTTGACCTGGCTGGTGTCCACATGGGTTAGTTCATCCTGTTGACCTGGCTGGTGTCCACATGGGTTAGTTCACCCTGTTGACCTGGCTGGTGTCCACATGGGTTAG
The genomic region above belongs to Oncorhynchus masou masou isolate Uvic2021 chromosome 27, UVic_Omas_1.1, whole genome shotgun sequence and contains:
- the si:dkey-219e21.4 gene encoding E3 ubiquitin-protein ligase TRIM62, yielding MADKDLITDDQRLEVSPGSLLSVQSGALDPLVEYQAVLQDGTLSLVPLDSHATGEGVVQPYPRSPKLLRKVAASRNLSEEQLSRRLEELQSERTRTKAHIQSLKKRKADLSRSTEMMKHQVRERVEGMRAALQRDQQAMMDSLELDRIETSARLDHVLKGWDQHLGQVQRSITTTQKSLGQTWTGGDKQNHPDNLSHKKPDASEAEIRLNEERFEKLLKTLRSFYKDLKAQLQRKTLLLDSFPVMMDRQTCHSKITVTGEGRGMCFSDFAQSSPEHPLQFDKVCCALGSVAVTTGQRYWEADVRCCSAWAVGVAYGCLDRKGRDKGAKLGRNRNSWCVELRHGRLSAWHNDRHVSCSASGRGVPGRVGVWVHYEKGKLAFYDAETMKVLQEFSAALTTVFDRVHHQFTEPLYPAFCFLRPSEGQVWPSHMEIRDINTPIAIHKCQ